In one Thermodesulfobium acidiphilum genomic region, the following are encoded:
- a CDS encoding DsrE family protein: MAKKAFIALTSGPDNPEKVIGAFIMANAAFAMDYEVTMWLQSGGVFTAVNGMFERITYKDYDPLEIYVKNFIEQGGKFYLCVCASKARNITEKDLVRNAQIVGAGRAMLDMAESDLVMFY, encoded by the coding sequence ATGGCAAAGAAGGCTTTTATTGCACTCACATCAGGTCCTGATAACCCTGAAAAAGTTATAGGTGCCTTTATTATGGCAAACGCTGCTTTTGCAATGGACTATGAAGTTACTATGTGGCTTCAAAGCGGAGGAGTTTTTACAGCAGTTAACGGAATGTTTGAGAGAATTACGTATAAAGATTATGATCCTCTGGAAATTTACGTAAAGAACTTTATAGAACAGGGCGGTAAATTCTATTTATGCGTTTGCGCAAGTAAAGCCAGAAACATAACTGAGAAAGATCTTGTTAGAAATGCTCAAATAGTTGGAGCCGGAAGAGCAATGTTAGACATGGCCGAATCAGACTTAGTAATGTTTTATTAA
- a CDS encoding ribonuclease HIII, translating into MFDTELEAIIERFKLCGFLIKDIKVIQYGVQLKVLFGEEEAVVRFYKNKKSGLKLDTSLIKNTDLKNEISYCFKNTFKKYLISQEIDEKFDFYIGSDESGKGDYFGPLVVAGVKMTDENLIFLESCGIKDSKVLSEDRIFCLESEIINSKVLYKRITVLPEKYNNVYEFYRSKNANLNDILARLHFETISYFLDKESSFNVVVDKFSINSGLKEKFSGYKNVKFFEVERAESKFLFVAAASILARAEFLRQMKKLSDEVGIKLKRGSVSVRDVAQKIVEQYGLDGLRKVAKLHFKITKELKL; encoded by the coding sequence ATGTTTGATACAGAACTTGAAGCTATAATAGAAAGGTTTAAGCTTTGTGGTTTTTTGATTAAAGATATTAAAGTAATTCAGTATGGAGTTCAGTTAAAAGTTTTGTTTGGAGAAGAAGAAGCAGTTGTAAGGTTTTATAAGAATAAAAAAAGTGGCCTAAAACTAGATACATCTCTAATAAAAAACACCGATTTAAAAAATGAAATTAGTTATTGCTTTAAAAATACATTTAAAAAATATTTGATATCTCAAGAAATAGATGAGAAGTTCGACTTTTATATTGGCTCTGATGAAAGTGGAAAGGGAGATTACTTTGGACCTCTGGTAGTTGCGGGGGTAAAAATGACGGATGAAAATCTGATATTTTTAGAAAGTTGTGGGATTAAAGATAGTAAAGTGTTAAGTGAGGATAGGATCTTTTGTCTTGAATCTGAAATTATTAATTCAAAAGTTTTATACAAAAGAATAACTGTATTGCCCGAGAAGTATAATAATGTTTATGAATTTTACAGGTCAAAAAACGCTAATTTGAACGATATTCTTGCAAGGCTTCATTTTGAAACAATAAGTTATTTTCTGGATAAAGAAAGCAGTTTTAATGTAGTGGTGGACAAATTTTCTATCAATAGCGGTTTAAAAGAAAAGTTTTCAGGGTATAAGAATGTAAAATTTTTTGAGGTAGAAAGAGCTGAAAGTAAATTTTTGTTTGTGGCTGCTGCCTCAATTCTGGCTCGTGCAGAATTTTTGAGACAGATGAAAAAGTTATCTGATGAAGTTGGGATCAAATTGAAAAGGGGGAGCGTGAGCGTTAGGGATGTTGCACAAAAAATCGTTGAACAATATGGTTTGGATGGCTTGAGAAAGGTTGCAAAATTGCACTTCAAGATTACAAAGGAACTGAAACTTTGA
- the rd gene encoding rubredoxin, protein MDKYVCTICGYVYDPAVGDPDGGIAPNTPFEKIPDDWQCPVCGASKSDFKKQE, encoded by the coding sequence GTGGATAAATATGTATGCACAATTTGCGGTTATGTATACGATCCAGCCGTTGGCGATCCGGATGGTGGCATAGCTCCAAATACTCCATTTGAGAAAATACCTGATGACTGGCAATGCCCTGTTTGTGGAGCTTCAAAATCTGATTTTAAAAAACAGGAGTAG
- a CDS encoding TrpB-like pyridoxal phosphate-dependent enzyme, with protein MRKIILNEKDMPDFYYNVQVDLPEPLLPPLHPVTREPIKADDLKPIFPQSLIKQETSDEREIEIPKKVRDKYLSYRPTPLIRALALEEYLNTPARIYYKHEGISPAGSHKLNTAIPQAYFNSIEGIRSLTTETGAGQWGSALSMACSFFNLKCKVFMVKASFEQKPYRRILMELFDAQVLPSPSSTTESGRKTLETDPNSPGSLGIAISEAVEEAVKNPDTNYALGSVLNHVLLHQSIIGLEVKKQLKLADESPEILIGCVGGGSNFGGLIAPFVKKKIKNNQIRLIAVEPSVAASLTKGIFEYDYGDTMGFTPLLAMYTLGHNFVPPPIHAGGLRYHGMAPIISNLYKNKIIEACSYDQKSIFEAARIFAKTEGITPAPESAHAIKKAIDEALIAKEEKKERTIVFLLSGHGYLDLSAYEKNREIN; from the coding sequence TTGAGAAAAATTATTCTAAATGAGAAAGACATGCCAGATTTTTATTACAACGTTCAGGTAGATTTACCAGAACCGCTTTTACCACCACTACATCCAGTAACCCGAGAACCAATAAAGGCAGATGATCTGAAACCAATTTTTCCACAGTCGCTAATAAAACAGGAGACTAGCGATGAAAGAGAAATAGAAATCCCAAAAAAAGTAAGAGATAAATATCTCAGTTATCGCCCCACTCCACTAATAAGAGCTTTGGCTCTTGAAGAATATCTTAATACCCCTGCAAGAATATATTACAAACACGAAGGAATATCGCCAGCAGGAAGTCACAAGTTAAACACTGCAATACCACAAGCATATTTTAACTCGATAGAAGGAATAAGGTCACTTACAACAGAAACAGGTGCCGGTCAATGGGGGAGCGCTCTTTCTATGGCATGTTCCTTTTTTAACCTCAAGTGCAAAGTTTTTATGGTTAAAGCAAGCTTTGAACAAAAACCATACAGGAGAATATTAATGGAACTTTTTGATGCACAAGTTTTACCTAGTCCCTCAAGCACTACAGAGTCAGGAAGAAAAACCCTTGAAACTGACCCGAACTCTCCAGGCAGTTTAGGAATTGCTATATCAGAAGCAGTCGAAGAAGCAGTAAAAAATCCAGATACCAATTATGCTCTGGGATCTGTACTAAATCACGTTTTATTGCATCAATCAATAATCGGTCTGGAAGTAAAGAAGCAATTGAAGCTAGCAGATGAAAGCCCAGAAATATTAATCGGGTGTGTAGGTGGGGGCTCCAATTTTGGCGGCCTAATAGCACCATTTGTAAAGAAAAAAATTAAAAACAATCAAATTAGGCTTATAGCAGTCGAACCATCTGTCGCTGCATCGCTTACAAAGGGTATATTTGAATACGATTATGGGGATACCATGGGATTTACTCCACTGCTTGCTATGTATACGTTGGGGCACAATTTCGTTCCACCACCAATTCATGCAGGAGGGCTAAGATATCATGGGATGGCTCCAATAATAAGCAATCTTTACAAAAACAAAATAATTGAGGCATGTAGTTACGATCAAAAGAGCATATTCGAAGCCGCAAGAATATTTGCTAAAACAGAAGGGATAACTCCTGCCCCAGAATCTGCCCATGCAATAAAAAAGGCTATAGATGAGGCATTAATAGCAAAGGAAGAAAAAAAAGAAAGAACCATTGTGTTTCTTTTGTCAGGGCACGGTTATTTAGATTTAAGTGCTTATGAAAAAAATAGAGAGATAAACTAA
- a CDS encoding 4Fe-4S dicluster domain-containing protein, translating to MIKVNSGLIDKIKISEDFNASACFNCGTCSALCPVGFDILPRKLFRYVLLGEEEKILESTDQVFSCLLCRMCEEQCPHEVNITENIRLIRNYLAKSKLGV from the coding sequence ATGATAAAAGTCAATTCTGGATTGATAGATAAGATTAAAATAAGCGAAGATTTCAACGCTTCAGCATGTTTTAATTGTGGGACTTGCTCAGCACTGTGTCCAGTAGGATTTGATATTTTACCCAGAAAACTCTTTAGATATGTTCTCTTAGGTGAAGAAGAAAAAATTCTTGAGAGCACCGATCAGGTATTTTCATGCCTTTTGTGTAGAATGTGTGAAGAGCAATGCCCACATGAAGTTAATATTACAGAAAATATAAGGCTTATAAGAAATTATCTTGCCAAAAGCAAGCTTGGAGTGTGA
- a CDS encoding geranylgeranyl reductase family protein, whose protein sequence is MNNEILEFDVVVCGSGPAGATAAALLAKNGLKVALIDKEDFPRDKLCGGLLTKKSYNLIESIFGNKFLQKEIEFFSNRFEVYYRKTKIFSALSKKLFIYVNRRKFDYAILKKAIDSGAYFFGKTKVVGIDVNNMLIFTSSNTFKGRYIVAADGVNSVIRNYLIKNTIIDSSDYKDNLTLAIEFYDYKFTTDRASLFFGFTKFGYGWIFPNKERTVIGIGALISKNKGLMREQFNNFLNSIGYEEPIKTFAHLIPTGWIPNRTGFNNILLVGDAGGFTDPITGEGIYYAIKTAQMASEAILFSEKNKLFAEINYKLFLEKMLKDLKKRKMYRNIVFGTKFRFFIKIFLLVQLILFRDKVLDFIHEPS, encoded by the coding sequence ATGAACAATGAAATTTTAGAATTTGATGTAGTTGTTTGTGGTTCAGGACCTGCTGGGGCTACGGCTGCTGCTTTGTTAGCAAAAAATGGCTTAAAAGTAGCATTAATTGATAAAGAAGATTTTCCCAGGGATAAACTTTGCGGGGGGTTACTAACAAAAAAGTCTTATAACTTAATTGAATCTATATTTGGTAATAAATTTTTACAAAAGGAAATTGAATTTTTCTCAAATAGGTTTGAAGTTTATTATAGGAAAACAAAAATATTTTCAGCCCTTTCAAAAAAGTTATTTATCTATGTCAATAGAAGAAAGTTTGACTATGCAATTTTAAAAAAGGCAATAGACTCAGGTGCATATTTTTTTGGTAAAACTAAGGTTGTAGGTATAGATGTAAACAATATGCTGATATTCACAAGTAGCAATACTTTTAAGGGAAGATATATTGTTGCTGCTGATGGTGTAAATAGCGTTATTAGGAATTATTTGATAAAAAATACTATTATAGATAGCAGTGATTATAAAGATAACTTAACCCTTGCTATAGAATTTTATGATTATAAGTTTACAACTGATCGAGCGTCTCTATTTTTTGGATTTACAAAATTTGGCTATGGATGGATTTTTCCTAATAAAGAGAGAACTGTTATTGGGATAGGAGCGCTAATAAGCAAAAATAAAGGTCTGATGCGAGAACAGTTCAATAATTTTCTAAATTCAATTGGATATGAAGAACCAATAAAAACTTTTGCTCATCTAATACCTACAGGTTGGATTCCAAATAGGACAGGTTTTAATAATATTTTATTAGTAGGCGATGCAGGTGGTTTTACAGATCCTATAACAGGCGAAGGTATATATTATGCTATTAAAACTGCTCAAATGGCTTCTGAGGCAATTTTATTTTCTGAAAAAAATAAACTTTTTGCTGAAATTAATTATAAACTATTCCTGGAAAAGATGCTTAAAGATTTAAAGAAAAGGAAAATGTATAGAAACATTGTTTTTGGTACAAAATTTAGGTTTTTTATAAAAATTTTTCTCCTGGTTCAATTAATTTTGTTTAGAGATAAAGTACTTGATTTTATTCATGAACCCTCTTGA
- a CDS encoding (Fe-S)-binding protein, protein MSKVGAVLGILNDNFEKRKTVFSVSEKSLTSWAKDLDIKRGTETIIYTGHMYQLMPITKSATTLYENLEDSPLMKLAPVGRIVNKFVNLSSMSKYAAKPERNEVERSERCLQNIYKLLKYAGVEAGYLYEDELYVGTLLYDNGIDEPLINQAKTLNKILKDNNVKNIITVDPHTTHMLRRVYKKILPEFNYEVKNYIEVLYENKIKPQNKLDMTVAIHDSCVLARYEEIIEEPRVLLKNAGINYVEPELSRKLTHCCGGPIESLFPKKAKEIASKRANDLLSCSNIVTTMCPICLLNLKESSPSKDSFLDLSEILVKSYLQNS, encoded by the coding sequence ATGAGCAAAGTGGGAGCGGTTTTAGGAATATTAAACGATAATTTTGAAAAGAGAAAAACAGTATTTAGCGTTTCAGAAAAAAGCCTTACATCATGGGCAAAAGATTTAGACATAAAAAGAGGTACAGAAACAATAATTTATACGGGACACATGTACCAGCTTATGCCCATCACAAAATCAGCAACCACTCTTTACGAAAATCTCGAAGATTCCCCTCTTATGAAACTAGCTCCAGTAGGCAGAATCGTTAATAAGTTTGTCAACCTTTCTTCAATGTCCAAATACGCTGCAAAACCTGAGAGAAATGAGGTAGAAAGGTCAGAAAGATGTCTGCAAAATATCTATAAGCTTTTAAAGTACGCCGGTGTAGAGGCAGGATACTTATATGAGGATGAACTTTATGTTGGTACTCTTTTGTACGACAACGGTATAGACGAACCGCTAATAAATCAAGCAAAGACATTAAACAAAATTCTTAAAGACAATAACGTTAAAAATATTATTACAGTCGATCCACACACTACACACATGCTTAGAAGGGTTTATAAAAAGATTTTGCCAGAATTTAATTACGAAGTAAAAAATTATATTGAAGTATTATATGAAAATAAAATCAAACCTCAAAATAAGCTAGATATGACAGTCGCTATTCATGATTCCTGTGTCCTGGCAAGATATGAAGAGATAATAGAAGAGCCAAGAGTTCTTTTAAAAAATGCCGGAATAAATTATGTAGAACCAGAACTTTCAAGAAAGCTTACTCACTGTTGCGGTGGTCCAATTGAGTCACTCTTCCCAAAAAAAGCAAAAGAAATTGCCTCAAAAAGAGCAAACGATTTATTATCCTGTTCAAACATAGTAACTACAATGTGTCCAATTTGCTTATTAAACTTAAAAGAAAGTTCTCCTTCAAAGGATAGTTTCCTGGATCTTTCCGAAATCTTAGTTAAATCATACTTACAAAATTCATAA
- the rbr gene encoding rubrerythrin gives MSVKGTKTEKNLLASFAGESQARTRYTFFASQAKKEGYEQIAAIFLETAENEKEHAKRFFSFLEGGDVEITASYPAGVIGNTLENLKAAAEGEHLEHTILYPQAAEVAEKEGFPEIATLFRNIAKVEAAHERRYRKLYTNVQNNEVFKKTVKTVWKCRNCGYLHEGIEAPQSCPSCLHPQAYFELFSEPY, from the coding sequence ATGAGCGTAAAGGGCACTAAGACAGAAAAAAATCTTCTTGCTTCGTTTGCAGGCGAATCTCAGGCTAGGACAAGGTATACCTTTTTTGCATCACAAGCAAAAAAGGAAGGATACGAGCAGATTGCTGCAATATTTTTGGAAACTGCAGAAAATGAGAAAGAGCATGCTAAAAGGTTTTTTAGTTTCCTTGAGGGCGGTGATGTTGAAATTACAGCTTCATACCCCGCTGGCGTAATAGGCAACACACTTGAAAACCTTAAAGCCGCAGCAGAAGGGGAACATCTAGAACATACTATACTGTACCCTCAGGCAGCAGAAGTTGCGGAAAAAGAGGGTTTCCCCGAAATTGCAACGTTATTCAGGAATATAGCTAAAGTTGAAGCAGCACACGAAAGAAGATATAGAAAGCTTTACACAAACGTTCAAAATAATGAAGTCTTTAAAAAGACAGTGAAAACTGTATGGAAATGTAGAAATTGTGGCTATCTCCATGAAGGAATTGAAGCCCCACAAAGCTGTCCAAGCTGTCTACATCCTCAAGCGTATTTCGAGCTCTTTTCAGAACCCTATTAA
- a CDS encoding DsrE family protein, producing the protein MSEKVVVMSTIGPEDPEKATLAYVMANAALAMDAEVIVCLQANGVYTVTKGVYEHIKAPGHDPIKKHVENFLSNGGKIFLCIPCCEERGITKEMIVDGCELTKAGKAIKEILEANSVLNY; encoded by the coding sequence TTGAGCGAAAAAGTTGTAGTTATGTCGACAATCGGACCAGAAGACCCTGAAAAGGCAACCCTTGCATACGTAATGGCTAATGCAGCCCTTGCAATGGATGCTGAGGTTATAGTTTGTTTGCAGGCAAACGGTGTATACACAGTAACAAAGGGAGTTTACGAACACATAAAGGCACCTGGACATGATCCGATAAAAAAACATGTAGAGAATTTTCTTTCAAATGGTGGAAAGATATTCCTATGCATTCCTTGTTGTGAAGAAAGAGGCATCACAAAGGAAATGATAGTTGATGGCTGTGAGCTCACAAAAGCCGGAAAAGCCATCAAAGAGATATTAGAGGCTAACTCAGTATTAAATTATTAA
- a CDS encoding GGDEF domain-containing protein, translating to MLLPLKVLYIDLTKTFNVQISNLVANNVETLETCTKSQDIFVKINEFRPDLVIFRSKNNSEIPIIINKIKKDFPDVFLLLLLGRGINLKSSTSISFYYVDENFNQLTFLDFFFNLAKEINQQKMIAYDLKFYKDICFNIQNMVFVCQYDEIVFMNKNLLNYIGLSSLNEFNEKNLDIYDFLYPDEKSLYKGEGLKEWLLSIKNKGNKKNENVVFLKNSVFLKEFSIEPFWIDYSEIKGAEIVIISLFRMSNLDRYKSYRIIKRVRNPITNLYDKKFFFEELKKETQRSVRYKRPLSLIFLSNDNYNSIYSKFGKEIAHKVLREFCNRIDNSIRGLDLFCNYSKSKFTILCPETDVFGALFVAKRIKSMITSEIFSHGENLECTIGVTQYQPQEDIDMFVNRAIEAWNKSKQTKGKNVEAILVPINYS from the coding sequence ATGTTATTGCCTTTAAAAGTTTTATATATTGATTTGACTAAAACTTTTAACGTTCAGATATCCAATCTGGTTGCAAACAACGTTGAGACTCTTGAAACGTGTACAAAATCGCAGGATATTTTCGTAAAAATAAACGAATTTAGACCAGATCTGGTAATATTTAGATCGAAAAACAATTCAGAAATTCCAATTATTATAAATAAAATTAAAAAAGATTTTCCAGATGTTTTTCTGCTGTTACTTCTTGGAAGAGGAATTAACTTAAAATCTAGCACTTCTATTAGTTTTTATTATGTGGATGAGAACTTCAACCAATTGACCTTTTTAGACTTTTTCTTTAATCTTGCTAAAGAAATCAACCAGCAAAAAATGATAGCCTATGATTTAAAATTCTATAAAGACATTTGCTTTAATATCCAAAATATGGTTTTTGTGTGTCAATATGATGAAATTGTCTTTATGAACAAAAATCTACTGAATTATATTGGTCTTTCAAGCTTAAATGAGTTCAACGAAAAGAATCTTGATATATATGACTTTTTATATCCAGATGAAAAAAGTTTATATAAAGGAGAGGGTTTGAAAGAATGGCTTTTAAGTATTAAAAATAAAGGTAATAAGAAAAACGAGAACGTTGTTTTTTTGAAAAATAGTGTTTTTTTAAAAGAATTTTCTATTGAACCTTTTTGGATAGATTATTCAGAGATAAAAGGTGCTGAGATTGTAATTATTTCTTTGTTTAGGATGTCAAATTTAGATAGGTACAAAAGCTATAGAATTATTAAGAGAGTTAGAAATCCTATCACTAACCTATATGACAAAAAGTTCTTTTTTGAAGAGTTAAAGAAGGAAACTCAAAGGTCAGTAAGATATAAAAGGCCGCTTAGTTTAATTTTTTTATCTAACGATAATTATAATAGCATTTACTCTAAATTTGGCAAGGAAATAGCTCATAAAGTTTTGAGGGAATTCTGTAATAGAATAGATAATTCAATAAGGGGTCTTGATCTGTTTTGTAATTACTCAAAGAGTAAGTTCACCATTCTTTGCCCTGAAACTGATGTTTTTGGAGCGCTGTTCGTTGCTAAGAGAATAAAATCTATGATAACATCTGAAATCTTTTCTCATGGAGAAAATCTTGAATGTACTATTGGCGTTACCCAATATCAGCCACAGGAAGATATTGATATGTTTGTAAACAGAGCAATAGAGGCATGGAATAAATCAAAGCAAACCAAAGGGAAAAATGTAGAAGCAATACTGGTTCCAATTAATTACTCATAA
- a CDS encoding MBL fold metallo-hydrolase, translating into MKSVELSVLASSSSGNSTLLRIGGYNFLIDVGVSCFYLKKALESLYLRIGDIDAVFITHEHTDHVKGLEVFMKNYNIPVFIREKCLYEVSRKVSCRNCFQILNDDIKFNDVKVSFFPTSHDAIDPIGYEFSYKDFCFSYITDLGEVTSDVKYAIDKSDLLVLESNHDIEMLKNGSYPYYLKKRILSSNGHLSNKDAAFALLNSKIKKRNIVLGHLSEKNNCIELLKKTYREIFGKSKLPFKIKIAKPREIVGLKINI; encoded by the coding sequence TTGAAAAGCGTTGAATTAAGCGTCCTGGCAAGCTCTAGTAGTGGCAATTCTACTTTATTAAGAATAGGTGGTTATAATTTTTTAATAGATGTTGGAGTTAGTTGCTTTTATCTTAAAAAGGCTTTAGAGAGCTTATATCTTAGGATTGGAGATATTGATGCAGTATTTATTACTCACGAACACACTGATCACGTCAAAGGATTGGAAGTCTTTATGAAAAATTATAATATTCCTGTTTTTATCAGAGAAAAGTGTCTTTATGAAGTTTCAAGAAAGGTATCATGTAGGAATTGTTTTCAAATATTAAATGACGATATAAAGTTCAATGACGTAAAAGTCTCATTTTTTCCAACATCTCACGACGCAATAGACCCAATTGGCTATGAGTTTTCTTATAAGGATTTTTGTTTTTCTTATATTACTGACCTTGGTGAAGTTACGTCTGACGTAAAGTATGCGATTGATAAATCTGATTTGTTAGTCCTTGAGTCAAATCATGATATTGAAATGTTGAAAAACGGATCTTACCCTTATTATCTAAAAAAAAGAATTCTTTCTTCAAACGGGCACTTATCCAATAAGGATGCAGCGTTTGCTCTTTTAAATTCTAAGATAAAAAAGAGAAATATTGTGCTTGGTCACCTGAGTGAAAAGAATAACTGTATCGAACTTTTGAAAAAGACTTATAGAGAAATTTTTGGGAAGTCAAAATTGCCTTTTAAAATTAAAATTGCTAAACCCAGAGAAATAGTTGGATTAAAGATCAACATATAA
- a CDS encoding DsrE family protein produces MSEKLVITLSSGPENPEKAALAYVMANAALAMDAEVLMVLQSNGVYTVTKGVYEHIKAPGHDPIKKHVENFLSNGGKFYVCIPCCQERDISQDQILEGCEMAKSGKAMKAILEAKTTLNY; encoded by the coding sequence ATGAGTGAAAAGCTTGTAATTACCTTATCTTCTGGGCCAGAAAACCCAGAAAAGGCAGCCCTTGCATACGTAATGGCTAATGCAGCCCTTGCAATGGATGCTGAGGTATTGATGGTTCTCCAATCAAATGGCGTTTACACAGTAACAAAGGGAGTTTACGAACACATAAAGGCACCTGGACATGATCCGATAAAAAAACATGTAGAGAATTTTCTTTCAAATGGTGGAAAATTTTATGTTTGTATCCCCTGTTGTCAGGAAAGAGATATTTCTCAAGACCAAATACTGGAAGGCTGCGAAATGGCCAAGTCTGGCAAGGCTATGAAAGCTATACTGGAAGCCAAAACCACATTAAACTATTAA
- a CDS encoding bacteriohemerythrin, which translates to MNDENMKVEWTPDFETGIEIIDTQHKKLFENINELLDSCERGEAKEGVAKMFDFLEHYIIFHFGTEEDFMIKYRYPNYYQHRMFHDRFIIDVNGLKREFLKNGISESFLLLIKHFVIDWLKNHIGGEDKRLGIYLLRFPEIVHS; encoded by the coding sequence ATGAATGATGAAAATATGAAAGTAGAGTGGACCCCTGATTTTGAAACAGGCATTGAGATTATTGACACCCAGCATAAGAAGTTATTTGAGAATATAAACGAGTTGCTAGATTCGTGTGAAAGGGGAGAGGCAAAGGAAGGAGTAGCTAAAATGTTTGACTTTTTAGAGCATTACATAATATTTCACTTCGGCACAGAGGAAGACTTTATGATTAAGTATCGATATCCAAATTATTACCAACACAGAATGTTTCACGATAGGTTTATTATTGATGTAAATGGTCTCAAGAGGGAATTTTTGAAAAATGGCATTAGTGAGAGCTTTCTTTTGTTAATAAAGCATTTTGTTATTGATTGGTTAAAGAATCATATAGGTGGTGAAGATAAGAGGTTAGGAATTTATTTGTTGAGGTTTCCAGAAATTGTACACAGTTAA